The Setaria viridis chromosome 9, Setaria_viridis_v4.0, whole genome shotgun sequence sequence GGCAGTGCTACAACATCAAGTGCGACACCAGCAAGTCCGCGTGGTGCAAGCCCGGCTACTCCGTCACCATCACCGCCACCAACCTGTGCCCGCCCAACTACGCCATCACCaccaacggcggcggctggtgcaacCCGCCGCGCGCACACTTCGACATGTCCCAGCCGGCGTGGGAGCAGATCGGCATCTACCGCGCCGGCATCATCCCCGTCCTCTACCAGCGGTACGTTCGTCGTAAATGCATTATCGataaacctcgccgccgccgcctctcgcgACACAGCCCAAGCTTAATTACATTACCATACCATGGCGTGTGCAGGGTGCCGTGCTCCAGGCAGGGAGGGGTGAGGTTCACCATCTCCGGGTTCAACTACTTCCAGCTGGTGCTCGTCACCAACGTCGCCGCCAGCGGCTCCATCCGGTCCATGTCGGTGAAGGGGGCCAACACCGGGTGGATCGCCATGACGCGGAACTGGGGCGCGCTGTGGCAGTGCAGCTCGGCGCTCGTCGGCCAGGGGCTCTCCTTCATGGTCATCTCCACCGGCGGCCAGACGCTGTACATGAACAACGTCGTGCCGGGGTGGTGGACCTTCGGCATGACCTTCGCCACCAACCTCCAGTTTTACCAATAGTTCACAGCGCATAATTGCATGTGCGTGTGCCTGCCTCTGGGATTAAATTAATTAATACATCAGTTGACTTAATGGGGTGTGTATGTCTGTAATGTGGGGGTTGATCTGGGATTTTGATCTGTGTAATCACATTTTGTCGATTTTGTTTCTACTACCTGTACATGCACATCAGTTTATTTGTTGTCGGTTGATATATattacattattttttttccattttgattTGGACCTGAGAATTAAGTTTATCAGAACATTCTATTCATTATTATGTATATAGTAACTCATTTGACAGCAACCAAAACTCCTGCTTTTTTGTAAACCAGTCCAGCATTGTTACAGATGCATGACAAACCTAATTGACAGTGATTGTTTCTTTCTAAAATCACTCCTTCAGCATGTGATACACCAAAAAGTCAGAAACCTACTAACCAATTAATAAACTCCAACAGAAGTGCCCAATGAGATGCTGACACTATTAGTGATCATCTGACACAAGAACAGAGAGCATTTTATTTCCAATGGAAATACACAGAAAATTATTAGTTCCATGGCACTAATAATTGCTCCGTGTATTTCCATTGGAGAGTGGGATGTGGGAATAACTGGTCCATATATAGGATTTATCTCTtgacatgtactccctccgccATGAAATACAAGGCATCCTAGATATTTTAGGACATATTAGGAGgagtaaaaaaaaaacgtgTACCCCTGTTGTCTAGCTCTTTTTTAATGGCAGTTGCATATAACAATGAACTTATTTTTAGTAATAATTCACCAATCAGCCACCTTTATCTTGTTAAT is a genomic window containing:
- the LOC117837479 gene encoding expansin-A28 — its product is MVSASSASVLLLLFKAPYTARPGRNNPSTIVRSTSSFSCPLSRSPAHLTGAIIAANKMGSATAMLLEFVAVAALLATSATAQYWNSGTATFYGGKDGSGTMGGACGYDNLYNQGYGVLNAALSQVLFNDGASCGQCYNIKCDTSKSAWCKPGYSVTITATNLCPPNYAITTNGGGWCNPPRAHFDMSQPAWEQIGIYRAGIIPVLYQRVPCSRQGGVRFTISGFNYFQLVLVTNVAASGSIRSMSVKGANTGWIAMTRNWGALWQCSSALVGQGLSFMVISTGGQTLYMNNVVPGWWTFGMTFATNLQFYQ